In Cucurbita pepo subsp. pepo cultivar mu-cu-16 chromosome LG04, ASM280686v2, whole genome shotgun sequence, the following are encoded in one genomic region:
- the LOC111792662 gene encoding VAMP-like protein YKT61 has product MKITALLVLKCHPEGSDPVILANASDVSHFGYFQRPSVREFICFVGRTVAKRTPPDQRQSVQHEEYNVHCYNRNGLCALGLMDEHYPVRSAFSLLNQVVDEYQKNFGETWRTAQADNTQPWPYLTEALTKFQDPAEADKLLRIQRELDETKIILHKTIDSVLARGEKLDSLVEKSSDLSAASQMFYKQAKKTNQCCTIL; this is encoded by the exons atgaagatcaCAGCGTTGCTGGTCTTGAAATGCCACCCGGAAGGATCCGATCCGGTTATATTGGCCAACGCCTCCGATGTGAGTCATTTCGGTTACTTTCAGAGACCAAGCGTTAGGGAGTTCATCTGTTTCGTTGGTCGAACCGTTGCTAAGCGTACCCCACCTGACCAGCGTCAATCCGTTCAACACGAAG AGTACAATGTGCATTGTTACAATAGAAATGGTCTTTGTGCTTTGGGGCTTATGGATGAACACTACCCAGTTCGAAGCGCATTTTCTTTGCTTAATCAG GTTGTTGATGAGTACCAAAAAAACTTCGGTGAAACATGGAGAACTGCACAAGCGGATAACACTCAACCATGGCCATATCTGACTGAAGCTTTAACCAAATTCCAG GACCCTGCGGAGGCAGATAAATTGTTGAGAATACAGAGGGAGTTGGACGAAACCAAAATTATTCTC CATAAGACCATTGACAGTGTGCTCGCACGTGGCGAAAAGTTGGACAGTTTGGTTGAGAAGAGCTCGGATCTCAGTGCAGCATCACAG ATGTTCTACAAACAAGCTAAAAAGACCAACCAGTGTTGTACCATATTGTAA
- the LOC111792661 gene encoding two-component response regulator ARR12-like isoform X2, which yields MTVETHSVTSVGDDGATDRFPVGMRVLAVDDDPICLKVLETLLRRCQYHVTTTKQSIEALKMLRENRNNFDLVISDVNMPDMDGFKLLELVGLEMDLPVIMLSAHSDTELVMKGISHGACDYLLKPVRIEELKNIWQHVIRRKKLEPKAKNKFPSEDKALNGGSEGEQGFSSTSNADNAKFNRKRKDQDDDDDEDGKDNGLDNDDPSNQKKPRVVWSVELHKKFVSAVNQLGLEKAVPKKILDLMNVEGLTRENVASHLQKYRLYLKRISNVASQQVSMVATFGSKDGAFMGMGSLDGYGDLHGFAGMGRLQNSSLSSYSPVGMLGRLNSPAGMSLRGITSSGLIQQNSKNLNSAISNLGKLQPTTMLPPNQPTNLLQGIPTSLELSQLQHSKSTIPIGDFNIINETSGFGVPNSFPDSRVNIGNSTNLVSTAPLMLQGTMPTYGNQTSLRVDPLNGETFDVDIGGSNFLDPDPSNGTWQGAAQLSRFSANSLNQNQAYPNDQFNAINSSISLTPSTFGNVSVDFSSRSAVAAPLQDSRDMQCQAGVVGSVIPTINTMPKQSWEELKHDYSRNVQHNLGAINSLISGNETLNPLSQSFNQNNLVYDRKVSSSLMVPSNAAPLSFAQHNMVEKLGPNTKTNVDGNYLLNQTKSHDGSTQGSSESLDYIMNAMIKRDSAK from the exons ATGACTGTGGAGACTCATTCCGTTACTTCTGTCGGTGATGATGGTGCCACTGATCGTTTTCCTGTTGGGATGCGGGTTCTTGCTGTTGACGACGACCCTATTTGTCTCAAAGTGCTTGAAACTCTCCTCCGTAGATGCCAATACCATG TTACCACGACGAAGCAGTCCATTGAGGCTTTGAAAATGttgagagaaaatagaaacaaTTTTGACTTGGTTATCAGTGATGTGAACATGCCTGATATGGATGGTTTCAAGCTTCTTGAGTTGGTGGGGCTTGAGATGGACCTACCTGTGATCA TGTTATCAGCACATAGTGATACTGAGCTTGTTATGAAGGGGATTTCGCATGGGGCATGTGATTATCTGTTGAAACCGGTTCGAATCGAGGAGTTGAAGAACATTTGGCAGCATGTGATTCGGAGGAAGAAGCTCGAACCGAAGGCAAAGAACAAGTTCCCTAGTGAAGATAAGGCTCTTAATGGAGGCAGTGAAGGTGAACAAGGTTTCTCATCAACCAGTAATGCAGACAATGCGAAATTCAATAGGAAACGGAAGGACCAAGACGACGATGACGATGAAGATGGAAAGGATAACGGGCTTGATAATGACGACCCCTCGAACCAGAAGAAGCCTAGAGTAGTGTGGTCGGTTGAGTTGCACAAGAAATTCGTTTCAGCGGTTAATCAGTTGGGTCTCGAAA AGGCTGTGCCTAAGAAAATCCTGGATCTGATGAATGTTGAAGGACTTACCAGAGAAAACGTAGCAAGTCATTTGCAG AAATATAGGCTTTACCTGAAAAGAATCAGCAATGTGGCATCCCAGCAAGTTAGCATGGTTGCTACGTTTGGGAGTAAAGACGGCGCGTTCATGGGGATGGGTTCGCTCGATGGATATGGAGATTTACATGGCTTTGCAGGAATGGGACGGCTTCAAAACTCTTCGTTATCATCTTATTCACCTGTTGGAATGCTTGGAAGATTGAACTCCCCGGCTGGAATGAGTCTGCGTGGAATCACTTCTTCTGGACTGATACAGCAAAActccaaaaatttgaactccGCCATTAGTAACCTTGGGAAGCTCCAGCCAACTACTATGCTGCCTCCTAACCAACCTACTAATCTGTTGCAAGGAATTCCGACGTCGCTCGAGCTCAGCCAGCTGCAACACAGCAAGTCCACCATTCCTATTGGAGACTTCAATATAATAAATGAGACGTCTGGGTTTGGAGTTCCCAACAGTTTCCCTGATAGTAGAGTGAATATTGGAAACTCAACCAATTTGGTTTCCACTGCCCCGTTGATGTTACAAGGAACCATGCCAACATATGGAAACCAGACTTCCCTTAGAGTGGATCCGCTGAATGGAGAAACTTTTGACGTAGACATTGgtggttcaaattttttggatCCTGATCCTTCTAATGGAACCTGGCAGGGAGCAGCACAATTGTCTAGATTCTCAGCCAATTCtttgaatcaaaatcaagCCTATCCTAATGATCAATTCAATGCAATAAACTCAAGCATTTCTTTGACCCCCTCAACGTTTGGGAATGTCTCGGTTGATTTTTCCTCGAGAAGTGCAGTTGCAGCTCCCTTGCAGGATTCAAGAGATATGCAGTGTCAGGCAGGGGTAGTTGGCAGTGTTATTCCAACTATAAATACCATGCCGAAGCAGAGTTGGGAAGAGCTTAAACACGATTACAGTCGAAACGTGCAGCATAATCTTGGTGCAATCAATTCTCTAATTTCTGGGAATGAGACTCTAAACCCCTTAAGCCAGAGTTTCAATCAGAATAATCTAGTATATGATAGAAAGGTGAGTTCATCTTTGATGGTCCCATCAAATGCTGCTCCACTGTCCTTCGCTCAACATAACATGGTCGAAAAATTGGGTCCTAACACGAAGACGAATGTGGATGGCAACTATCTGTTGAATCAAACAAAGTCACACGATGGGTCGACTCAGGGCAGTTCCGAGTCCTTGGATTATATAATGAATGCGATGATCAAACGG GATTCTGCAAAATGA
- the LOC111794109 gene encoding FIP1[V]-like protein — MEDDDEFGDLYTDVLRPFASSSSSAPQTHKSSPTPPPLLRSIDLNRQENHQTPPFGPSYSKSVVPVQLANQTPPIQPPRESVPAGSSGFVLNLAARNDGEGSRVKGVKDFASVDVELPNRALEDRNFGVESGIVGALEKDVNLMDKDVKFDVEEENVGVEDDVGMEPVIPGLSPGGGISIHERGGNFENVEGFRTSDAARDRGDGGDDWDSDSEDELQIVLNDNDRGPISMERGGLGGDDEDDEDDRPLVILGDNDQNQGMEEQEWGEDAVPVADGERKEMGEAAKSSGGMVVAPKLGYSNFGYRPFHSQYKYVRPGAAPFPGNPASGPGVTPNQARPPVMGPVGGRGRGDWRPAGAKDPASMQKGFHSGFGMPGWGNNMGGRGFGGGLEFTLPSHKTIFEVDIDGFEEKPWKSNGVDISDFFNFGLNEDSWKGYCKQLEQLRLEATMQSKIRVYESGRTEQGYDPDLPPELAAAAGFHDISNGHTHGKSEALQNDLGKGAARLRPPLPTGRAIQVEGGYGERLPSIDTRPPRIRDSDAIIEIVLQDSLEDNSSTGNCTPDQQNDLPGKDFKEVHEAEDDNAQIHSDTEYPDNFSEPYNSELQEKAGRRKTSMNSASDNNIHEDVSLPFASEGPMHDPASRGHTPTYSAQNLGTIEERQPPGRTRNKSPHSPRQNSRVSKSTDSREGSVGSLNGKRSPQVSSPVMVEAAQECSAEDKDAEHDDELIEADRNTGIDQENVNFISTSTTSKNDRDDEVMENNEKLGPIVEPIMHKEDDDEDSKAASSENRKTRSGSSRDYQKWQDGVEEEVFQNRRSSSMGSVKKYHDENEQNFRRRDNEDKQDERNRMEVKGRKDAYAYRDWDPSFAHQHHLKPDGFDRRKERSNAEATWQRRDDDPYYRKARTEETRKREHDDETGSRHRGKIREMERSDKDDRHLTKKLDNGSYRAHYDKSVSSRHRERDDSLKSRYESVDSYYNKKRKDDEHLRRDHIDKDDILHGKRESKSHRKRERDEVFEPQKRDDLLRVRDNVGDHHSVGHKEEWLQRERGDRQRDKEDWHRLKQPREENLSKRDRDEGRSSVRGGHGTEEKAWGSHVRVKDDNKVSEKEYPVKDVVRHSEQNKRRDRIEEESSRRGREDAYSRRNLPSTEDRRSRLEKSTSERHAVNAFDNQRTYDKRQKESKMKNREVDGSDYNALGPSKKTQENQNNHRSQMALKGSDDHGELEHSVHHHGSRKHTDNASSGDEQQDSRRGRSKLERWTSHKEREFNMNSKSSSALLSKEIENNNGGPSEGSKHPDDSLKGAEAGDNYHLAEKKDSGDLDSKGGASDTKVLEDKHMDTVEKLKKRSERFKLPMPSEKEGLVIKKMENEALPSSKSDAPADSEIKPERPARKRRWIGS; from the exons ATGGAGGACGATGATGAGTTCGGGGATCTCTACACGGATGTTCTCAGACCCTtcgcttcttcttcctcatccgCGCCGCAGACTCACAAATCTTCTCCCACCCCTCCGCCCCTTCTACGTTCGATCGATCTCAATCGTCAGGAGAACCATCAGACTCCCCCCTTTGGACCTTCTTACTCCAAGTCGGTTGTTCCGGTGCAGCTCGCCAATCAAACCCCACCTATCCAGCCGCCTCGGGAGTCTGTACCCGCTGGTTCTTCTGGCTTCGTTCTCAATTTGGCCGCCAGAAACGACGGAGAGGGTTCTCGGGTGAAGGGAGTTAAGGATTTTGCTTCCGTCGATGTTGAATTGCCGAATAGGGCTTTGGAGGATCGGAATTTCGGTGTTGAATCTGGAATTGTTGGTGCTCTGGAGAAAGATGTTAATTTGATGGATAAGGATGTCAAATTTGAtgttgaagaggagaatgtTGGGGTTGAGGACGACGTGGGTATGGAGCCGGTTATTCCTGGCTTGTCTCCTGGCGGTGGAATATCGATCCATGAGAGAGGTGGAAATTTTGAGAACGTGGAAGGTTTTAGAACGAGTGATGCTGCCCGAGACCGAGGTGATGGCGGTGACGACTGGGATAGTGACAGTGAGGACGAATTGCAAATTGTGTTGAATGACAATGATCGTGGGCCTATATCAATGgagagaggtggattgggtGGTGATGATGAGGACGATGAAGACGATCGCCCGCTGGTTATTTTGGGGGACAATGATCAGAATCAGGGTATGGAAGAGCAAGAGTGGGGTGAAGACGCAGTGCCGGTAGCGGATGGCGAGAGAAAGGAGATGGGCGAGGCTGCAAAATCTAGTGGTGGGATGGTTGTGGCGCCAAAACTCGGATATAGCAATTTTGGTTATCGTCCTTTTCATTCTCAATATAAG TATGTGAGACCTGGTGCAGCACCTTTTCCTGGTAATCCTGCTTCTGGCCCTGGAGTGACGCCAAATCAAGCTCGTCCACCTGTCATGGGTCCTGTTGGTGGTCGTGGAAGAGGCGATTGGCGACCAGCAGGAGCAAAAGATCCTGCCTCAATGCAGAAAGGTTTTCATTCAGGTTTCGGAATGCCTGGATGGGGCAATAATATGGGAGGGCGTGGTTTTGGTGGTGGCCTAGAGTTCACTCTGCCTTCACACAA AACAATTTTTGAAGTTGACATTGATGGTTTTGAGGAGAAACCATGGAAATCTAACGGAGTGGACATATCTGACTTTTTCAACTTTGGCCTGAATGAGGATAGCTGGAAGGGATACTGCAAACAGCTG GAACAGCTACGCCTGGAAGCTACTATGCAAAGCAAAATTCGTGTATATGAGAGTGGACGGACAGAACAG GGCTATGATCCTGATTTGCCTCCAGAGCTAGCAGCTGCTGCAGGCTTTCATGATATTTCCAACGGACATACTCATGGGAAGTCTGAGGCTTTGCAAAATGATCTAGGAAAAGGAGCAGCTCGTCTGCGGCCACCTCTG CCTACGGGTAGAGCAATACAGGTGGAAGGTGGTTATGGTGAGCGTCTTCCCTCCATTGATACTAGACCCCCCAGAATTCGTGATTCTGATGCTATAATTGAG ATTGTCTTGCAGGACTCTTTGGAAGATAATTCCTCCACAGGAAATTGCACCCCAGACCAACAGAATGATTTGCCAGGAAAGGATTTCAAAGAAGTCCATGAAGCTGAAGATGACAATGCGCAAATTCATAGTGATACTGAATATCCTGACAATTTTTCAGAACCTTATAATAGTGAACTGCAGGAAAAGGCTGGAAGAAGGAAGACATCAATGAATTCTGCTTCTGATAACAACATACACGAAGATGTCAGTTTGCCTTTCGCTTCAGAAGGACCAATGCACGATCCTGCGTCTAGAGGCCATACCCCTACTTACTCTGCTCAGAACTTGGGTACTATTGAGGAAAG GCAGCCACCAGGTAGAACACGTAATAAGTCCCCTCATTCTCCAAGACAGAACTCGCGAGTTAGTAAATCTACTGACAGTCGGGAGGGATCTGTTGGAAGTTTGAATGGTAAACGTAGTCCACAAGTATCATCTCCTGTAATGGTTGAGGCTGCCCAGGAGTGTAGTGCTGAGGACAAGGATGCTGAACATGATGATGAGCTCATTGAGGCTGACAGAAATACTGGAATTGATCAGGAGAATGTGAATTTCATTTCAACCAGTACCACTAGTAAAAATGATAGAGATGACGAAGTAATGGAGAATAATGAGAAATTGGGTCCTATAGTTGAACCAATTATGCACAAAGAAGATGACGATGAAGACTCGAAGGCTGCAAGTagtgaaaatagaaaaacacgATCAGGGAGTAGCAGGGATTATCAGAAATGGCAGGATGGGGTTGAGGAGGAGGTATTTCAAAATAGACGCTCGTCAAGCATGGGGAGTGTTAAGAAGTACCATGATGAAAACGAACAGAATTTTCGAAGAAGAGATAATGAAGACAAACAAGACGAAAGGAACCGAATGGAAGTTAAGGGGAGGAAAGATGCTTATGCTTACAGAGACTGGGATCCCAGCTTTGCTCATCAGCATCATTTGAAACCTGATGGTTTTGATCGGCGAAAGGAGAGGAGTAATGCTGAAGCTACTTGGCAAAGAAGAGATGATGATCCTTATTACAGAAAAGCAAGAActgaagaaacaagaaagaggGAGCATGATGATGAAACAGGATCTAGGCATAGGGGCAAAATTCGTGAAATGGAGAGAAGTGATAAAGATGACCGCCATCTAACCAAAAAGTTAGATAATGGAAGCTATAGGGCTCATTATGATAAAAGTGTTAGCTCAAGACACAGGGAAAGAGATGACAGTTTGAAGAGTAGATATGAAAGTGTGGATAGCTATTataacaagaaaaggaaagatgaCGAACATCTGAGGCGGGATCATATAGACAAGGACGATATCTTGCATGGTAAGAGAGAGAGTAAAAGCCACCGGAAACGGGAAAGAGATGAAGTGTTTGAACCACAAAAGAGAGATGATCTACTGAGAGTTAGGGATAACGTTGGTGATCACCATTCTGTAGGGCACAAAGAGGAGTGGTTGCAAAGAGAAAGAGGTGATAGGCAGAGAGATAAGGAGGATTGGCATAGATTGAAACAACCTCGTGAGGAAAATCTATCCAAGCGGGATCGAGATGAAGGAAGGAGCTCTGTCAGGGGTGGGCATGGAACCGAAGAGAAAGCATGGGGGAGCCATGTTAGGGTGAAGGATGACAATAAAGTTTCTGAAAAAGAGTACCCAGTAAAAGATGTGGTGCGTCACAGCGAACAAAATAAGAGGAGGGATAGAATAGAGGAGGAAAGTTCTCGCCGAGGACGTGAGGATGCCTATTCAAGGCGAAATCTACCTAGTACCGAGGATAGAAGATCTAGGCTGGAAAAGTCTACTAGTGAAAGACATGCGGTTAATGCTTTTGATAACCAGAGAACATATGATAAGAGGCAAAAAGAGAGCaagatgaagaacagagaagtAGATGGCAGCGACTACAATGCTTTAGGTCCTTCCAAGAAAACCCAAGAGAACCAAAACAACCATAGGAGTCAGATG GCATTGAAAGGTTCTGATGATCATGGAGAGTTGGAGCATTCAGTTCACCATCATGGGTCTAGAAAACATACTGATAACGCTTCCTCAGGCGATGAGCAGCAAGATTCCAGGCGGGGGCGCTCTAAATTAGAACGTTGGACAAGTCACAAAGAGAGGGAGTTCAATATGAACAGCAAGTCATCATCCGCATTACTGTCTAAAGAAATTGAGAACAACAATGGTGGACCTTCAGAAGGCAGCAAACATCCAGATGACTCGTTGAAGGGGGCTGAGGCTGGCGACAACTACCATCTGGCTGAAAAGAAAGATAGTGGCGATCTGGACTCGAAAGGTGGCGCTTCTGATACAAAAGTATTGGAAGATAAACATATGGACACTGTcgaaaagttgaagaagagaagcgAGCGCTTCAAGCTTCCAATGCCAAGTGAGAAAGAGGGTTTGGTGATAAAAAAGATGGAGAATGAAGCACTGCCTTCTTCCAAAAGCGACGCGCCTGCAGATTCAGAGATTAAACCAGAACGACCTGCTCGAAAACGAAGGTGGATTGGTAGTTGA
- the LOC111792661 gene encoding two-component response regulator ARR12-like isoform X1, translating to MTVETHSVTSVGDDGATDRFPVGMRVLAVDDDPICLKVLETLLRRCQYHVTTTKQSIEALKMLRENRNNFDLVISDVNMPDMDGFKLLELVGLEMDLPVIMLSAHSDTELVMKGISHGACDYLLKPVRIEELKNIWQHVIRRKKLEPKAKNKFPSEDKALNGGSEGEQGFSSTSNADNAKFNRKRKDQDDDDDEDGKDNGLDNDDPSNQKKPRVVWSVELHKKFVSAVNQLGLEKAVPKKILDLMNVEGLTRENVASHLQKYRLYLKRISNVASQQVSMVATFGSKDGAFMGMGSLDGYGDLHGFAGMGRLQNSSLSSYSPVGMLGRLNSPAGMSLRGITSSGLIQQNSKNLNSAISNLGKLQPTTMLPPNQPTNLLQGIPTSLELSQLQHSKSTIPIGDFNIINETSGFGVPNSFPDSRVNIGNSTNLVSTAPLMLQGTMPTYGNQTSLRVDPLNGETFDVDIGGSNFLDPDPSNGTWQGAAQLSRFSANSLNQNQAYPNDQFNAINSSISLTPSTFGNVSVDFSSRSAVAAPLQDSRDMQCQAGVVGSVIPTINTMPKQSWEELKHDYSRNVQHNLGAINSLISGNETLNPLSQSFNQNNLVYDRKVSSSLMVPSNAAPLSFAQHNMVEKLGPNTKTNVDGNYLLNQTKSHDGSTQGSSESLDYIMNAMIKREQNEIPEVNGEFGFDNFSLGSCI from the exons ATGACTGTGGAGACTCATTCCGTTACTTCTGTCGGTGATGATGGTGCCACTGATCGTTTTCCTGTTGGGATGCGGGTTCTTGCTGTTGACGACGACCCTATTTGTCTCAAAGTGCTTGAAACTCTCCTCCGTAGATGCCAATACCATG TTACCACGACGAAGCAGTCCATTGAGGCTTTGAAAATGttgagagaaaatagaaacaaTTTTGACTTGGTTATCAGTGATGTGAACATGCCTGATATGGATGGTTTCAAGCTTCTTGAGTTGGTGGGGCTTGAGATGGACCTACCTGTGATCA TGTTATCAGCACATAGTGATACTGAGCTTGTTATGAAGGGGATTTCGCATGGGGCATGTGATTATCTGTTGAAACCGGTTCGAATCGAGGAGTTGAAGAACATTTGGCAGCATGTGATTCGGAGGAAGAAGCTCGAACCGAAGGCAAAGAACAAGTTCCCTAGTGAAGATAAGGCTCTTAATGGAGGCAGTGAAGGTGAACAAGGTTTCTCATCAACCAGTAATGCAGACAATGCGAAATTCAATAGGAAACGGAAGGACCAAGACGACGATGACGATGAAGATGGAAAGGATAACGGGCTTGATAATGACGACCCCTCGAACCAGAAGAAGCCTAGAGTAGTGTGGTCGGTTGAGTTGCACAAGAAATTCGTTTCAGCGGTTAATCAGTTGGGTCTCGAAA AGGCTGTGCCTAAGAAAATCCTGGATCTGATGAATGTTGAAGGACTTACCAGAGAAAACGTAGCAAGTCATTTGCAG AAATATAGGCTTTACCTGAAAAGAATCAGCAATGTGGCATCCCAGCAAGTTAGCATGGTTGCTACGTTTGGGAGTAAAGACGGCGCGTTCATGGGGATGGGTTCGCTCGATGGATATGGAGATTTACATGGCTTTGCAGGAATGGGACGGCTTCAAAACTCTTCGTTATCATCTTATTCACCTGTTGGAATGCTTGGAAGATTGAACTCCCCGGCTGGAATGAGTCTGCGTGGAATCACTTCTTCTGGACTGATACAGCAAAActccaaaaatttgaactccGCCATTAGTAACCTTGGGAAGCTCCAGCCAACTACTATGCTGCCTCCTAACCAACCTACTAATCTGTTGCAAGGAATTCCGACGTCGCTCGAGCTCAGCCAGCTGCAACACAGCAAGTCCACCATTCCTATTGGAGACTTCAATATAATAAATGAGACGTCTGGGTTTGGAGTTCCCAACAGTTTCCCTGATAGTAGAGTGAATATTGGAAACTCAACCAATTTGGTTTCCACTGCCCCGTTGATGTTACAAGGAACCATGCCAACATATGGAAACCAGACTTCCCTTAGAGTGGATCCGCTGAATGGAGAAACTTTTGACGTAGACATTGgtggttcaaattttttggatCCTGATCCTTCTAATGGAACCTGGCAGGGAGCAGCACAATTGTCTAGATTCTCAGCCAATTCtttgaatcaaaatcaagCCTATCCTAATGATCAATTCAATGCAATAAACTCAAGCATTTCTTTGACCCCCTCAACGTTTGGGAATGTCTCGGTTGATTTTTCCTCGAGAAGTGCAGTTGCAGCTCCCTTGCAGGATTCAAGAGATATGCAGTGTCAGGCAGGGGTAGTTGGCAGTGTTATTCCAACTATAAATACCATGCCGAAGCAGAGTTGGGAAGAGCTTAAACACGATTACAGTCGAAACGTGCAGCATAATCTTGGTGCAATCAATTCTCTAATTTCTGGGAATGAGACTCTAAACCCCTTAAGCCAGAGTTTCAATCAGAATAATCTAGTATATGATAGAAAGGTGAGTTCATCTTTGATGGTCCCATCAAATGCTGCTCCACTGTCCTTCGCTCAACATAACATGGTCGAAAAATTGGGTCCTAACACGAAGACGAATGTGGATGGCAACTATCTGTTGAATCAAACAAAGTCACACGATGGGTCGACTCAGGGCAGTTCCGAGTCCTTGGATTATATAATGAATGCGATGATCAAACGG gaacaaaatgaaataccaGAAGTGAATGGAGAATTTGGATTTGATAATTTCTCTCTAGGATCGTGTATTTGA
- the LOC111792663 gene encoding temperature-induced lipocalin-1-like, translating to MAKKEMEVVKGLDLEKYMGRWYEIASIPSRNQPKNGVNTRANYALKEDGTVNVVNETWSDGKRSSIEGVAYKADPSSEEAKFKVKFYLPPFLPIIPVVGNYWVLYIDGDYQYVLVGEPSRKNLWILCRNTHLNEEIYNQLLDKAKEEGYDVSKLHKTSQSDPPPEDEGPKDTKGIWWIKSLLGK from the exons ATGGCAAAGAAAGAGATGGAAGTGGTGAAAGGATTAGATCTTGAGAAGTACATGGGAAGATGGTATGAGATAGCTTCAATTCCATCGAGAAATCAGCCAAAGAATGGTGTGAACACGAGGGCTAATTATGCACTCAAGGAAGATGGAACTGTGAATGTGGTGAATGAAACTTGGAGTGATGGAAAGAGAAGTTCTATAGAAGGTGTGGCTTATAAGGCTGACCCTTCCAGCGAGGAGGCCAAGTTCAAGGTCAAATTCTATTTGCCTCCTTTTCTTCCAATCATTCCAGTTGTTGGGAATTACTGGGTTTTGTATATTGATGGTGATTATCAGTATGTACTGGTCGGAGAGCCTTCGAGGAAGAATCTTTGG ATATTGTGCAGAAACACTCATCTTAACGAGGAGATATATAATCAGCTGCTTGATAAAGCCAAGGAAGAGGGTTATGATGTAAGCAAACTGCACAAGACATCACAGAGCGATCCTCCACCAGAAGATGAAGGCCCCAAAGATACCAAAGGCATATGGTGGATCAAATCCCTTCTCGGAAAATAA
- the LOC111793684 gene encoding protein RTF2 homolog → MYPKNQHRLQFFVHSPDLQIQSTIVNLAQTSAQSLADLKLSLLLKTPASRLASSFYFTLNGKPLLDSATISSSLVPPLSTLILRTRVLGGGGDGGATGAESRDCYLKMYAEKKPDKVDPNEQRLSKWLNCSLSNEPLREPCVIDWLGNIFNKESLVHALLEKKLPKGFGHIKGLKDMIKINLSMIPGTESRGNAISEARFQCPITGLESNGKYKFFALRTCGHVLSAKALKEVKSSSCLVCHTEFMDRDKFVINGSEEEVVRMRERMEEEKTKSKEKKTKKVRTGEVGMNGDVSVDLAPSRLSGKKHGIEGKALGKVSAKPEKHERPDSGVQVKVAASNGGVKRFKAADMAPANATKEVYASIFTSSRKSDFKETYSCRSLPLGRN, encoded by the coding sequence ATGTATCCGAAAAATCAACACCGTCTTCAGTTCTTCGTCCATTCTCCCGACCTCCAAATTCAATCCACAATCGTAAACCTAGCACAAACATCGGCCCAATCCCTCGCGGATCTTAAGTTATCTCTTCTCCTCAAAACGCCTGCTTCACGGTTAGCCTCATCTTTCTACTTCACCCTAAATGGGAAACCTCTCCTCGATTCCGCCACAATTTCCAGTTCTCTAGTTCCCCCTCTGTCCACCTTGATTTTAAGAACCAGGGTTCTTGGGGGCGGTGGTGATGGCGGTGCAACCGGGGCCGAATCCCGTGACTGCTACCTTAAAATGTACGCAGAGAAGAAACCCGATAAGGTCGATCCTAACGAGCAGAGGCTATCCAAGTGGTTGAACTGCTCTCTTTCTAACGAGCCTTTGAGGGAGCCTTGTGTGATCGATTGGCTTGGAAATATCTTCAACAAGGAGTCGCTGGTTCACGCGTTGCTGGAGAAGAAGCTGCCAAAAGGTTTCGGACATATCAAGGGTTTGAAGGATATGATCAAGATAAATCTTTCGATGATTCCCGGTACAGAATCGCGTGGCAATGCGATCTCAGAGGCGAGGTTTCAATGCCCGATTACTGGGCTCGAGTCCAATGGtaagtataaattttttgcTCTGAGAACTTGTGGACACGTGCTGAGTGCAAAGGCCTTGAAGGAGGTTAAATCTTCTTCCTGCCTTGTTTGTCATACTGAGTTCATGGACAGAGACAAGTTTGTGATCAATGGGAGCGAGGAGGAGGTAGTAAGAATGAGGGAGAGGATGGAGGAAGAGAAAACGAAATCAAAggagaagaagacgaagaaagTGAGGACTGGGGAAGTGGGTATGAATGGAGATGTGAGTGTGGATTTGGCACCATCCCGTTTGTCTGGTAAAAAGCATGGCATTGAAGGTAAGGCTTTGGGTAAGGTTTCAGCCAAGCCTGAGAAGCATGAGCGGCCAGATAGTGGAGTTCAGGTAAAGGTTGCGGCAAGTAATGGTGGTGTTAAGCGATTTAAAGCAGCAGACATGGCCCCTGCCAATGCTACCAAAGAAGTCTATGCTTCCATATTCACCTCATCTAGGAAGTCGGATTTTAAGGAGACATATTCTTGTAGATCTCTTCCCCTTGGTCGTAATTGA